From Salinicoccus roseus, the proteins below share one genomic window:
- a CDS encoding response regulator, with the protein MDERRVPILMLTGRRESYDTIHGLDMGADSYIVKSFDPNELIPEGAKKRNKAAVMVTHDERMLKYCDRVYEISDGVLKEMEQTV; encoded by the coding sequence ATGGATGAAAGAAGAGTGCCGATCCTCATGCTGACGGGCAGGCGCGAGAGCTACGACACCATCCATGGTCTCGACATGGGGGCAGATAGCTATATCGTGAAGTCGTTCGATCCGAACGAACTGATACCAGAAGGTGCGAAGAAGCGTAATAAAGCTGCAGTCATGGTCACCCATGATGAACGCATGCTGAAGTATTGTGACCGTGTCTACGAAATTTCCGACGGTGTACTCAAAGAGATGGAGCAGACAGTATAA
- a CDS encoding response regulator transcription factor has product MGHNIKVLIVEDDPTIVELLALYLEKSGYGILVARDGEEGLAKYYDEEPNCIILDLVLP; this is encoded by the coding sequence ATGGGCCATAATATTAAAGTGCTGATTGTTGAAGATGATCCGACTATCGTGGAACTGTTGGCGCTCTATCTCGAGAAATCGGGCTATGGCATCCTTGTTGCCCGGGATGGGGAAGAGGGGCTCGCAAAGTATTATGATGAAGAGCCGAACTGCATCATCCTGGATTTGGTGCTGCCGTAG
- a CDS encoding ABC transporter ATP-binding protein: MGELKLQNIKKTYDNGLTVVSDFNLEIHDGEFIVFVGPSGCGKSTTLRMIAGLEEITEGEFYIDDKLMNDVEPKNRDIAMVFQNYALYPHMTVYDNMAFGLKLRKHAKNEIKQKVENAANILGLTDYLDRKPKALSGGQRQRVALGRAIVRDAGVFLMDEPLSNLDAKLRVQMRAEIIKLHDRLKTTTVYVTHDQTEALTMATRVVVLNKGDIMQVGSPKEVYDYPESIFVAQFIGSPSMNIFEAEIREGSLLIGETSINIPEAKKRMLINQGYDNKKIKFGIRPEDVREESVFVESEIASPFDAEVKVSELLGSEIMVYSKLNDQEFISRIDARNDLDSGDTIKFAFDMNKCHFFDYQTENRIFAKHEKLQTQ; the protein is encoded by the coding sequence GTGGGAGAACTAAAATTACAAAATATCAAAAAAACATATGATAATGGACTTACAGTAGTCAGTGACTTTAATTTAGAAATACATGATGGTGAATTCATAGTTTTCGTAGGACCATCAGGCTGTGGTAAATCGACTACGCTTAGAATGATTGCTGGACTGGAAGAAATTACAGAAGGTGAATTCTATATTGATGATAAGCTAATGAATGATGTAGAACCAAAAAACAGGGATATTGCGATGGTCTTTCAGAACTATGCACTTTATCCGCATATGACTGTCTATGATAATATGGCGTTTGGTTTGAAGTTGAGAAAACACGCAAAAAACGAAATTAAGCAGAAGGTTGAAAATGCTGCGAATATTCTCGGTCTGACCGACTACTTAGACAGAAAACCTAAAGCACTCTCTGGCGGACAACGGCAACGTGTAGCATTGGGAAGAGCTATTGTCAGAGACGCAGGTGTATTTCTGATGGATGAACCATTATCCAACTTGGATGCTAAATTGCGGGTTCAGATGCGGGCGGAAATCATCAAACTGCATGATAGATTAAAAACTACAACAGTATATGTTACCCATGACCAGACTGAAGCACTGACAATGGCGACTAGAGTCGTGGTGTTGAATAAGGGAGATATCATGCAAGTGGGCTCCCCTAAAGAAGTTTATGATTATCCGGAAAGCATATTTGTAGCACAATTCATTGGATCCCCTTCAATGAATATATTCGAGGCGGAGATAAGAGAAGGTTCGTTATTAATCGGAGAAACGAGTATAAATATTCCAGAAGCTAAAAAAAGAATGCTCATTAATCAAGGTTATGATAATAAGAAAATTAAATTTGGTATAAGACCAGAAGATGTAAGAGAAGAATCAGTGTTCGTAGAGTCAGAAATCGCCTCTCCTTTTGATGCAGAAGTCAAAGTAAGTGAATTGCTTGGCTCAGAGATAATGGTTTATTCTAAGTTAAATGACCAAGAGTTTATTTCGAGAATAGATGCAAGGAATGATTTAGATTCAGGAGATACTATAAAATTTGCATTTGATATGAACAAGTGTCACTTTTTTGATTATCAGACAGAAAATAGAATTTTTGCGAAGCATGAAAAGTTACAGACACAATAA
- the galT gene encoding UDP-glucose--hexose-1-phosphate uridylyltransferase, producing MEPFQVIEGLLLQALDARLIEVDDKNYVRNQVMDQLNVASFPESVENPVEDTIPNLLEKLVGYAVESGVIEDVFDDKEILSANIMNCFIARPSVINKVFYEKYEQSPEAATDYFYNLSKNSNYIQMNRIKKNIHYKAESAYGELDITINLSKPEKDPEQIKREREVKQDVHYPKCMLCAENEGYAGRTGYPARANHRIVKVPLLDENWYLQYSPYVYYNEHSIVLAEEHRNMEVSKKAFERLVTFTEKFPHYFIGSNADLPIVGGSILNHDHYQAGRYEFAMSAAEEAYTFQLNEFPGVHTAVLKWPLSVIRLQSRQKEELLKAADRILKTWKSYSDGEVQVQAFTEDTPHNTITPIARRLGELFELDLVLRNNRTTNEHPMGLFHPHADVHHIKKENIGLIEVMGLAVLPARLKEELEEIKQYLSGKTKTVEAYHRDWADEIKAEHGQQTDLKVIDRIVEKELGRKFARVLEDAGVFKQTEEGLAAFRRFTNALNVTK from the coding sequence ATTGGATGCAAGATTGATAGAAGTAGATGATAAAAATTATGTACGTAATCAGGTCATGGATCAATTAAATGTAGCCTCTTTTCCCGAGTCAGTTGAAAACCCTGTAGAGGATACAATACCAAATCTACTGGAAAAACTCGTTGGCTATGCAGTTGAATCAGGTGTCATTGAAGATGTGTTTGATGATAAAGAAATTCTCTCTGCAAATATCATGAATTGTTTTATCGCACGCCCTTCTGTCATCAACAAAGTCTTTTATGAAAAATATGAACAGTCGCCAGAAGCAGCAACAGATTACTTTTACAATTTAAGTAAAAACAGCAATTACATTCAGATGAATCGTATTAAAAAGAACATCCATTATAAGGCAGAATCAGCTTATGGAGAACTTGACATTACGATTAATTTATCCAAGCCGGAAAAAGACCCCGAACAAATTAAACGGGAACGTGAGGTAAAGCAAGATGTTCATTATCCGAAATGCATGTTATGTGCGGAAAATGAAGGGTATGCCGGGAGAACCGGATATCCTGCAAGAGCAAACCACCGAATCGTTAAAGTTCCATTACTTGATGAAAACTGGTATCTGCAATATTCGCCATATGTGTACTACAACGAACACAGTATTGTACTGGCTGAAGAGCATCGGAACATGGAAGTATCGAAAAAAGCGTTTGAGCGGCTGGTAACATTCACGGAAAAGTTTCCGCATTATTTTATCGGTTCCAATGCGGATTTACCTATTGTTGGCGGCTCCATTCTCAACCATGACCACTATCAAGCTGGTCGTTATGAGTTCGCAATGAGTGCTGCTGAAGAAGCTTACACATTCCAATTAAATGAATTCCCTGGGGTTCATACGGCTGTTTTAAAGTGGCCGTTATCTGTTATTCGACTGCAGAGCAGGCAAAAAGAGGAGCTCCTTAAAGCAGCCGATCGCATTTTAAAGACTTGGAAATCATATAGTGACGGAGAAGTTCAGGTGCAGGCATTCACGGAGGATACCCCGCATAACACCATCACACCGATTGCCCGAAGACTTGGTGAACTGTTTGAACTTGATCTTGTGTTGCGAAACAACCGGACAACAAATGAACACCCAATGGGACTATTCCATCCACATGCAGATGTCCATCATATCAAGAAAGAAAATATTGGCTTGATCGAAGTGATGGGGCTTGCTGTGTTACCAGCTCGATTAAAAGAGGAATTGGAAGAAATAAAACAATACCTGTCAGGGAAGACCAAGACAGTGGAAGCATATCATCGTGATTGGGCAGATGAAATAAAAGCAGAACATGGCCAGCAAACAGACCTGAAAGTTATTGACAGGATTGTTGAAAAAGAACTTGGCAGGAAATTTGCCAGGGTGCTTGAAGATGCCGGAGTATTTAAACAAACAGAGGAAGGTTTAGCAGCATTCCGACGATTTACCAATGCGTTGAATGTAACAAAGTAA